The genomic region AGAGAAGCTGGTATACCCGTGCCTGAAGAGTGTGGCTCTAACCGGCAAGAAGGCGCGCTCGTCCCGCTGCAAGCACAACGCCAAGGACCTCATCGTGGGAGGCGTGGCCGCTTCGGAAGACGAGTTCCCGCACATGGTGAGCTGCATTGTACTGGTGCATAGCATATCAAGCGTTCACTACGCACTTTGTATATAGAATTATACCTACAGCTACGCGGTTTTAAGACATGAGTGTGTATGATATCATTTTTGAGGTATGAGTGTAGATGACATACCTTTAAGAAATGATGAGTGACCTTTAAGAAATGAgttttaatgatatattttatttatataatactaaacTGCATGCCTGCTACATTGTTGAAAGGATTCCGCTCGTGTGCCCTAATATGACTATCTTTACACTGAAAAAACGATCGCGGTGTTAACTAGTTAAGATACTATCAACATAATTCAATATTGTGTTGGAGTGTGGTGTTATTTTAAGATGGTCGCTGTTAAAATTCAGTTCACTCATTTTCTGGTATTCTAATTCATAAGTTCAGTGTTACTCAAAACGATTCAATTCCGTTCTTCTCTGAGCCAAGTTTATGTCACACGGGCGAGCTATTTTGCAGCTATTCGTATGTCTATGCAAATCGTGATGTAATAACTATAAGGGGTTTAGATGATATAACTTCATAGTATGAGTTTAAATGATATGACTTTAAGATATGAGTGTAAAtggtataactttaaaatatgagtttacataaaattcaaaaaattcaaaattgaaaattcatttatttcaagtaggcctaatataagcactttagaaacgtcaagtctgtctgtttgtagtgattctaccaccggttcggaaggcagattctaccgagaagaagccggcaagaaactcagcagttgctcttttataataatgttacctTAATATATGAGTGTAAATGATATAACTTTAAAGTATGAGTGTAAATTACATAACTATAAGGTATGAGTGAAAATGATATAACTGTAAGATATGAGTGTAGGTGATATATTTTCCCAGGTACTCATGGGCTACGGCAGCGACATCAACTCGCTGCAATGGCTGTGTGGGGGGTCATTGCTGAGCGAAAGGTTCGTGCTGACCGCGGGGCATTGCACCTTCACCAGGAACCTGTAAGTTAAATTAGCAGCTTCTGACGACTACTGACGCAGTAGTCCTCGCCACCTGAGCAGATGACAAAGAACGCAGCCCCTAGAACGCTGTCGCAGCCCAAACGGCCTATCAACATCCAGGTGTTTCGTCGCCATAAACTTGATTACAATCTAAATATCTTGCGCCACGGAATTATCGATGTTAGACAGTTTTTCTATGCAATAGCAACGCAGCTTCAAACAGCTGTCATGCACGTCGTTCTCGTCGGAAGTTAGACCTGTGGCACTCAAAAGTGACACCAGCTGTCATTGGGGTCGCGCgccaattgttattttatttttaattgtgaccggagatagcaacgataatgctgtatacacctataattgattattgtaatgacagaatttgtaattttaacacatattttttttatgaatgtagttacaattaattgctggtgtgtcttatgaataaataaataaataaacacttcataagtgcctgtgatgagTGGCGTACACTGAGTTATTTACCAGGGTACGCATATATAAGGAAGGTTGCATCAAGTGGCAAAAGACCTattcctatacgagttatatataatttttcggGTAggaagtgcttttgtgcgtgtataaAATGCACTTTTCGCATGTTTTCCGCAGCGGAGAGATCTCCTACGTGCGTATCGGAATGCTGACGCGCAGTGACCCGCTTGACGCCAGCCGCATCTACCGCGTCAAGAGAATCATCAAGCATCCCGGCTACAACTCTCCGCACAGATATCACGACATCGCGCTCGTGGAGACGGAGAGAGAGTGAGTGCTATGCCATCAATTTGTTGTAgagattttgtgacagagcttgtctggGGAAGTACAGCCgccagacggccgattggcgcagtaggcagctaccctgctttctgagttctttgccgtgggttcgattcccacaactggaaaatgtttgtatgatgcaagtgaatgtttttcagtatctgggtgtttatatatatatatattataagtatttatgtatactattcataaaaatattcatcagccatcttagtacccataacacaagctacgcttactttggggctagatgacgatgtgtgtgtgtattttcgttgtatatttatttattcaatttctgCAAATTTATAGTCATCATGACTATTGcaggaaatttgaattttaacccAATTACaattagatccattttactttgattgTTCAAAATGTGCCATCACGCCAATTCCATACTTCCGAACATGATAGGACAGTTATTTGAAATTAGTCATCGTACCTATTGCaggcaaatttgaactttaacgtAATGATtgtaagatccattttactttgatttttcaaaatgtgccATCACATTTCCAGACTTCCGAACATTATAGGGaaggtatttaaaattaatcatacCTATTGCAggcaaattaaaactttaacgccatggcaataaatataaataaacaaataaatatactacgacaatacacacatcgccatctagccccaaagtaagcgtagcttgtgttatgggtactaagatggctgatgaatatttttatgaatagtatacataaacaattataatatatatatatataaacacccagatactgaaaaacattcatgcacatcacacaaatattttacagttcaaggaatcgaacccacggccttggactcagaaagcagggtgggtcgctgcccactgcgccagttgaccgtcaaatatttattattattcgagatttaATCTCACGCcggtgtacaaaataaatacataaaatgagccaaaacaacattaatatacttacttagataaaTAGAGATAACACTTAAATATACTTCACGTagtacgaatattataaaaatatataaaatcaaatacttagaatatacatataaacacccagactgaaaaacattcatcgcacaaacattttccagttgtgggaatcgaacccacggccttggactcagaaagcagggtcgctgcaaactgcgccaatcggccgtcgataagatccattttactttgattcTTCAATAACACGCCAATTCCAGGATGACTTTGGGGCAGTTCGCAGTACCCGCGTGCCTGGACACCAACGCGCCCAACAACTACCAGCAGGCGTTGGCCACCGGATGGGGCGCGACCCAAAACCGCGGCGCCACTGCTGACCAGCTACAGAAGGTCACACCTTTGAACTTTTAGcatatagaaaagtcatatcccaatccctactaatattatgaaagtttgtttgttacgctttcacgcaaaaactactttaccgatcctcatgaaactttgtacacatattcttggaggtgttagaagtaatataggatactttttatcccgacattaagctcggttcctttgtgaGAGGGGATGTtcgtgtttgacgattttacaccataactccgacaaattataaccgatttaaataattatttttgtactatagagattataaaatgtgtttaattttgcccaaactttgtttagatctgatgaatgtggttggagatagaggacagaactcctcagcggacagcagcaaacccctcatttaattcttagcgatactgaatactttttttttttaactgcaactaaattgaatgccacatcaaaaaacaaaatcaaacgcagacgaagtcgcgggaaatagctggttatagtataaaggacttcgtaattgataaaaaagctggggtgtgaattgttgctctaaacaggttgcttcttataatgttgatggtgataataaaaaaaaacaccagctTAGTTTTTGCGGGCTCcccttagagcagggcgcgtatggagccctcgtagctttagttttaaatttaagaatatggttatcgccatcacctaTCGTGTTAGATAGATTACACTTacgatgcgtacattacatgaaaaatgtgtacatattaGTGAGACGATACAAGGGTGGTCTAAgaaggagcccacaacaaactaagccggttgctatttttgttatcaccatctcacatgcTGTGTTGTGCCTCTGAGTCGTATAAGCTGCACATACAAGGGTTTGATGGAAATGACGTGACGGCACAAAAGAGCGTCATGCCGTTTGCCGTGACGGCATACTCGTTATACATTTTACTTAATGATTTAGTATCgtgtaatcataatattgacatttttaacaaaaggataaatatttttaaaaatcaaatcattAAGCACTactccacataatctttagggaaataatatatatatatatattattatttaagtgtttcttttttgtttcaactttaattttatctttactttctgtttaatttaattccaagttgtgtacacatactttgggttgtagcttagaacaaaacttgttattacttatatttagatctacttttagttattacctgttttgtgtacctgataacaataaacaatatactCGACTTAATGTCCAATATTCGTGCAGGTGATCCTCCAGAAGTTCTCGACGCCGGAATGTGCGAACATGTTCCCCCCTCACCGCCTCATGCTGAACGGTTTCGACGAGAGTACGCAGATCTGTTACGGAGACAAGAACCAAGAAAAGGATACTTGCCAAGTACGTGTTTGACGTTTCTAAGTACATTCATTttgtactctttatttgcacacatataaaaatacagaagaacaataaaaaatcacagacagaagaagtatacaaaaggccgccttatcgctttgtcgatctcttccaggcaaccttaggataaggaaaacaaaaggataacatactgcaggttgggcatattcaaaaaaaaacattcttataACTAAATAccaatacttaaactagattacacaaataaaataatacataatatattttaaatattaaaaaaaaagaataataaactaatata from Pararge aegeria chromosome 26, ilParAegt1.1, whole genome shotgun sequence harbors:
- the LOC120635338 gene encoding CLIP domain-containing serine protease 14D-like, yielding MKYRVLLSVYLFGCFVIYANGQTDEGETCTHRKTGMRGQCLNIRRCQSAIDEIKQQKGVPQLCSFSGDDPIVCCIDRAQPTTTARIPVATTSTQRPSFTTEYVPPVYDYVLSGNAPQPKDECEPIPANQTQARTGSKAFDKCIEYQEKLVYPCLKSVALTGKKARSSRCKHNAKDLIVGGVAASEDEFPHMVLMGYGSDINSLQWLCGGSLLSERFVLTAGHCTFTRNLGEISYVRIGMLTRSDPLDASRIYRVKRIIKHPGYNSPHRYHDIALVETEREMTLGQFAVPACLDTNAPNNYQQALATGWGATQNRGATADQLQKVILQKFSTPECANMFPPHRLMLNGFDESTQICYGDKNQEKDTCQGDSGGPLQLKHWQINCMYTVVGVTSFGRACGVKGEPGIYTRVANYVPWIESIVWP